A window of the Ostrea edulis chromosome 1, xbOstEdul1.1, whole genome shotgun sequence genome harbors these coding sequences:
- the LOC125665183 gene encoding lectin-like, giving the protein MEWRFLAAVKLIHAVVHADIISEFMSRDPTYDDRATSATNVMDQKELKSFLRCASYCTRTSECKSVMYNSRTHFCQVLSVYLDSGSDIGPQTSTGWNYYLRKIGIQTTESVISTTTSVAMTTALDIHTTESVISTTTSVDMTTPFDCSIWHPYNGHWYRLDTIQRSFTQSQTFCQVLFSNAYVIEVESQGENDWLLSLTATHCGNPHEYWLNGYDNDDSGSFTWLHGGTISSYKNWYGGEPSESTEKCIVSSTGYLGVWNDISCSERRPVVCERDN; this is encoded by the exons ATGGAATGGAGGTTTCTTGCAGCTGTAAAACTGATACATGCCGTTGTTCATGCAGACATTATCTCTGAGTTTATGTCCAGGGATCCTACTTATGATGACAGGGCAACCTCAGCGACAAATGTGATGGACCAGAAGGAATTAAAGAGTTTTTTGCGATGTGCATCTTATTGCACCAGGACTTCTGAATGTAAATCTGTAATGTACAACTCCAGAACCCACTTCTGCCAGGTACTGTCAGTTTATTTGGATTCAGGGTCTGACATTGGACCACAAACTTCGACAGGATGGAACTATTACCTGAGAAAAATAG GCATCCAGACAACAGAAAGTGTTATTTCTACAACTACCTCTGTTGCTATGACGACGGCTTTAG ATATCCACACAACAGAAAGTGTTATTTCTACAACTACCTCTGTTGACATGACAACGCCTTTCG ATTGTTCCATCTGGCATCCATACAATGGTCATTGGTATAGATTGGATACTATTCAAAGATCCTTCACACAATCACAG ACATTTTGTCAGGTCTTGTTTTCCAATGCGTACGTCATAGAAGTGGAATCACAAGGCGAAAACGATTGGCTTCTCTCTCTAA ccGCAACCCACTGTGGAAATCCGCACGAATATTGGTTAAATGGATATGATAACGATGACTCAGGTTCATTCACTTGGCTCCATGGCGGAACGATTTCAAGTTACAAGAATTGGTATGGCGGAGAACCGTCAGAAAGCACAGAAAAATGCATCGTATCATCCACAGGATATCTCGGAGTATGGAATGATATATCTTGTAGTGAACGAAGACCCGTAGTTTGTGAACGAGACAATTGA